A single genomic interval of Arthrobacter globiformis harbors:
- a CDS encoding ArsR/SmtB family transcription factor: MDTGSDDDLLSAAFLALSDPVRRRLISRLSRGPATVNELAEPFAITKQAVSKHIQVLEQAQLVTRSRDAQRRPVHLNPARLEALTAWIDQYRLVREGQFRSLDAVLRSNAAPRRQQ; encoded by the coding sequence ATGGACACGGGTAGCGACGACGACCTTCTGAGCGCGGCTTTTTTGGCGCTTTCCGATCCTGTCCGGCGCCGCCTCATCTCCCGGCTCAGCCGGGGGCCCGCCACCGTCAATGAACTGGCTGAACCCTTCGCGATCACTAAACAGGCGGTCTCGAAGCACATCCAGGTCCTCGAGCAGGCACAGCTGGTCACGCGCAGCCGCGATGCCCAGCGCCGGCCCGTCCACCTGAATCCCGCACGGCTCGAAGCGCTCACCGCATGGATCGACCAGTACCGGCTGGTCCGCGAGGGGCAGTTCCGCAGCCTCGATGCCGTACTCCGCTCCAACGCCGCCCCCCGGCGGCAGCAGTGA